One segment of Rattus norvegicus strain BN/NHsdMcwi chromosome 16, GRCr8, whole genome shotgun sequence DNA contains the following:
- the LOC134482489 gene encoding elongin-C-like, which translates to MTASRPRQETSKFLWDQVEFYKNIMDGEEKTYGGCEGPDAMYVKLISSDGHEFIVKREHALTSGTIKAMLSGPGQFAENETNEVNFREIPSHVLSKVCMYFTYKVRYTNSSTEIPEFPIAPEIALELLMAVNFLDC; encoded by the coding sequence ATGACTGCTTCTCGGCCTCGCCAGGAAACTAGTAAGTTCCTCTGGGATCAAGTAGAATTTTATAAGAACATAatggatggagaggagaaaacCTATGGTGGCTGTGAAGGCCCTGATGCCATGTATGTGAAATTAATATCTTCTGATGGTCATGAATTTAttgtaaaaagagaacatgcattAACATCAGGAACAATAAAGGCCATGTTGAGTGGTCCAGGTCAGTTTGCGGAGAATGAAACCAATGAGGTCAACTTTAGAGAGATCCCTTCACATGTGCTATCGAAAGTGTGCATGTATTTTACCTACAAGGTCCGCTATACTAACAGCTCCACTGAAATTCCTGAATTCCCAATTGCACCTGAAATTGCACTGGAACTGCTGATGGCCGTGAACTTCTTAGATtgttaa